The following proteins are encoded in a genomic region of Sesamum indicum cultivar Zhongzhi No. 13 linkage group LG8, S_indicum_v1.0, whole genome shotgun sequence:
- the LOC105167832 gene encoding uncharacterized protein LOC105167832 — protein sequence MAGRKELGFPKTGGGNLKEQLVRTTLRNVRSQGHPYVELREDGKKLIFFCTLCLAPCYSDSVLFNHLKGNLHTERLATAQVTLLKPNPWPFSDGVFFFHNDSGEQTKCSPVSSSEGNKLLDTRHVDADSLDIVSYAGDLGQNAVNNVLQQINDHACCDEIPCHSNIDGEVTSQELVIPSVLQKDEVSNLVVKHMGIGRIGARFSEKNGVSSEICKIWCEWLGNKGVVNEDINVVPEHDFAIVTFAYNYNLGRKGLLDGFRYLLPSSPHSEAEDSGNFRGKKRKSFSDPEDLSEALTNPEDSSGEESQSSNNSDLKMLLSGNDDQLVYSRIVSSKTMRKQLRNQQRVASERSCDICQQKMLPNKDVAALLNRRTGKLVCSSRNLTGAFHLFHISCLIHWILLCEVEIYAKQLIEPKVKRRSRRKVKGKDGENGEKHGMQEKQIYSAFCPECQGTGINIDGAELEKPTVRLSEIFKYKIKLCDAHKAWMKSPEVLQNCSVGLDFPPCTDDVYQDNAACLKLLNFYRATN from the exons ATGGCGGGAAGGAAGGAATTGGGGTTCCCAAAGACGGGTGGTGGTAATTTGAAAGAGCAGTTGGTGAGAACAACTCTTCGTAATGTGAGATCACAAGGGCACCCATATGTTGAGCTTAGGGAAGATGGGAAGAAGTTGATCTTTTTCTGTACTTTGTGTCTTGCGCCTTGTTATAGTGATTCAGTCTTGTTTAATCACTTGAAGGGCAATTTACACACTGAAAGACTAGCCACTGCACAAGTTACACTGCTGAAACCAAATCCATGGCCATTCAGTGATGGTGTCTTTTTCTTCCATAATGATTCAGGGGAGCAAACTAAATGTTCGCCTGTTTCATCTTCTGAGGGAAACAAGTTGCTTGACACCCGTCATGTGGATGCAGATAGCCTCGATATTGTTAGTTATGCAGGAGACTTGGGACAAAATGCTGTTAATAATGTTCTGCAACAGATTAACGATCATGCATGCTGTGATGAAATTCCATGTCATTCCAATATAGATGGTGAAGTCACTAGTCAAGAATTAGTTATTCCATCCGTGCTACAAAAAGATGAGGTATCCAATTTGGTAGTGAAGCATATGGGAATTGGGCGAATTGGTGCTAGGTTTAGTGAGAAGAATGGAGTTTCCAgtgaaatttgtaaaatatggTGTGAATGGCTTGGGAACAAGGGTGTCGTCAATGAAGATATTAATGTGGTTCCAGAGCATGACTTTGCTATTGTTACTTTTGCGTACAACTATAACTTGGGTCGAAAGGGCTTACTTGATGGTTTCAGATACTTGCTTCCGTCTAGTCCTCATTCTGAAGCTGAGGATAGTGGTAATTTCAGAGGCAAGAAGAGGAAGTCATTTTCCGATCCAGAAGATCTAAGCGAGGCCTTGACTAATCCAGAAGACTCTTCTGGAGAAGAGTCTCAATCTTCAAACAATTCTGATCTGAAAATGCTATTATCCGGAAATGATGATCAGTTGGTTTATTCTCGAATTGTTTCAAGCAAAACCATGAGGAAGCAATTGAGAAACCAACAGCGTGTTGCCTCCGAGAGGTCCTGTGATATCTGCCAACAGAAGATGCTCCCGAATAAAGATGTGGCTGCTCTCTTGAACAGGAGGACTGGAAAGCTTGTTTGCAGTAGTAGAAATTTGACTGGG GCGTTCCATCTGTTTCATATATCCTGTCTCATTCATTGGATACTGCTTTGTGAGGTTGAAATTTATGCGAAGCAGTTAATTGAGCCCAAAGTGAAACGGAGATCAAGGAGAAAGGTTAAAGGCAAGGATGGGGAGAATGGTGAGAAGCATGGTATGCAAGAGAAGCAAATCTACTCTGCATTCTGTCCGGAGTGCCAGGGAACTGGTATAAATATTGATGGAGCGGAACTGGAGAAACCAACTGTTCGACTTTCTGAG ATATTCAAGTATAAGATCAAACTATGTGATGCTCACAAAGCATGGATGAAAAGTCCAGAAGTGTTGCAAAACTGCTCTGTGGGCCTGGATTTCCCTCCTTGCACCGATGATGTTTATCAG GACAATGCAGCGTGCCTGAAATTGCTGAACTTCTATCGTGCCACCAATTAG